The Antedon mediterranea chromosome 11, ecAntMedi1.1, whole genome shotgun sequence genome window below encodes:
- the LOC140062678 gene encoding uncharacterized protein — protein MKLTFAVLLCYCLSLASSDDCSSPVVNVYGSCSGGGGINGASGGGSNTNGGECSEISSKLDAMSSQLSNIESKLNNSNSYGLTFTDWEVVFRANAGNGGQNLLELWEGITSLNDGIPEAKKVDGSFEETYKSSLVEQWGILDIKKVKFTFYNDGEEVMTLIFNGIGSNKMNWFDKDRLLQTPYPDMLTSTFNHFEIGPVIGPCPICRMWYISKNHGGCNVDKGWVAVTSHNACVWDRIFGEAPQFVYSSRGGANVWESDSPSSASVMAISINTRA, from the exons ATGAAATTGACATTTGCAGTGCTTCTCTGTTATTGCTTATCTCTTGCATCTTCAGATGATTGTAGTAGCCCCGTTGTCAACGTATACGGTAGTtgtagtggtggtggtggtattAATGGTGCCAGTGGTGGCGGTTCAAATACTAACGGAGGCGAGTGCTCCGAGATCTCCTCTAAACTCGATGCTATGTCCAGTCAACTATCCAATATTGAAAGCAAGCTGAACAATAGCAACAGTTATGGACTCACCTTTACAG ATTGGGAAGTTGTATTCAGAGCTAATGCAGGAAACGGTGGTCAGAACCTACTTGAATTGTGGGAAGGGATAACATCATTAAATGACGGTATTCCAGAGGCCAAGAAAGTGGATGGTAGTTTTGAAGAAACTTATAAAAGCTCACTCGTGGAGCAATGGGGTATCCTTGACATTAAAAAG GTCAAGTTTACTTTTTACAACGATGGTGAAGAGGTGATGACGTTGATATTTAACGGCATTGGAAGTAACAAAATGAACTGGTTTGACAAGGACCGTCTTTTACAAACACCGTATCCAGATATGCTGACATCTACATTCAATCACTTTGAGATCGGCCCAGTTATAGg GCCATGCCCTATCTGTCGCATGTGGTACATCAGTAAGAATCATGGCGGATGTAATGTCGATAAAGGCTGGGTAGCTGTCACTTCACATAATGCCTGTGTCTGGGACAGAATATTTGGTGAAGCACCTCAGTTTGTGTATTCCAGCAGGGGTGGTGCCAATGTTTGGGAATCAG